One window of Leucobacter komagatae genomic DNA carries:
- a CDS encoding MFS transporter, with translation MSSPTAAPRSQRELRRVAAATVIGTTIEWYDFFLYASAAGLVFAELFFKPAGPQFATILSFATVGVSFLFRPLGAFLAGHYGDKIGRKAMLVVTLILMGVATTLIGVLPTYAQAGMLAPVLLVLLRVLQGLSTGGEWGGAVLMAVEHSPAGKRGRMGAFPQIGVPIGLLLASGVLALMTGVISPGDAFLEWGWRVPFLLSFVLIVVGIVVRRSVEESPVFTEISERKEQSKVPVVELFKKHWLLVLLAALTFAGNNAAGYMTTGGYIQNYATTPIDEGGHVGMNRTHVLLAVAAASVVWLIMTFAAGVISDKIGRKKTYIAGWIAFLAVIFILFPLVNTGNVWLLFLGLSLFAIGNGLTYGPQAAYFTELFPASIRFSGVSITYAIGAILGGAFAPMISSALVAATGTATSVAFYIAGVMVIAFIATLLLRDRTDIPLGPEHEELQQQGHFIWEK, from the coding sequence ATGTCCTCCCCAACTGCTGCGCCCAGATCGCAGCGCGAACTGCGACGGGTCGCCGCCGCTACGGTTATCGGCACCACCATCGAGTGGTACGACTTCTTCCTCTACGCGAGCGCCGCGGGCCTCGTCTTCGCCGAGCTGTTCTTCAAGCCCGCGGGGCCCCAGTTCGCGACGATCCTCTCCTTCGCCACCGTTGGCGTGAGCTTCCTCTTCCGCCCGCTCGGCGCGTTCCTCGCGGGGCACTACGGCGACAAGATCGGCCGCAAGGCGATGCTCGTGGTCACGCTCATTCTCATGGGTGTCGCGACGACGCTGATCGGTGTCTTGCCTACGTACGCGCAGGCGGGCATGCTCGCGCCGGTGCTGCTCGTGCTGCTGCGCGTACTGCAGGGGCTCTCGACGGGCGGCGAGTGGGGCGGCGCCGTGCTCATGGCTGTTGAGCACTCGCCCGCGGGCAAGCGTGGGCGAATGGGGGCGTTCCCGCAGATCGGCGTTCCGATCGGCCTGCTGCTCGCGTCGGGCGTGCTCGCGCTCATGACCGGCGTCATCTCACCAGGCGACGCGTTCCTTGAGTGGGGCTGGCGCGTGCCGTTCCTGCTGAGCTTCGTGCTGATCGTCGTCGGCATTGTCGTTCGCCGCTCGGTCGAAGAGAGCCCCGTCTTCACGGAGATCTCGGAGCGCAAGGAGCAGAGCAAGGTTCCCGTCGTCGAGCTCTTTAAGAAGCACTGGCTGCTCGTACTGCTCGCCGCGCTCACCTTCGCGGGCAACAACGCCGCGGGCTACATGACCACCGGCGGATACATCCAGAACTACGCGACGACCCCGATCGATGAGGGCGGCCACGTCGGTATGAACCGCACCCACGTGCTGCTCGCAGTCGCCGCCGCGTCGGTTGTGTGGCTCATCATGACGTTTGCGGCGGGCGTGATCTCCGACAAGATCGGCCGGAAGAAGACCTACATCGCGGGCTGGATCGCGTTCCTCGCGGTCATCTTCATCCTCTTCCCGCTCGTCAACACGGGCAACGTGTGGCTGCTGTTCCTCGGCCTGTCGCTGTTCGCTATCGGCAACGGGCTCACGTACGGGCCGCAGGCGGCGTACTTCACGGAGCTCTTCCCGGCCTCGATTCGGTTCTCGGGTGTCTCGATCACGTACGCGATCGGCGCGATCTTGGGCGGCGCATTCGCCCCGATGATCTCGTCGGCGCTCGTTGCAGCGACCGGCACGGCAACTTCGGTGGCGTTCTACATCGCGGGCGTGATGGTGATCGCGTTCATCGCAACGCTGCTGCTGCGCGACCGCACGGACATTCCGCTCGGCCCGGAGCACGAAGAGCTGCAGCAGCAGGGCCACTTCATCTGGGAGAAGTAG
- a CDS encoding malate synthase G, whose product MIPTETRAGLSVATPIVEFAKEALAADRAVGGGVTDDAFWDGVAAILADLTPENEALLARRDDLQAQIDAYHAERPGQPDLAEYRAFLSGIGYLEGEPAQVAVATENVDPEIARLAGPQLVVPLLNARFALNAVNARWGSLYDALYGTDAISREGELAPGAGYNPARGAAVIAEGRRFLDAHVALEQGSHTTATGYAVIDGALVVSTSEGGTTGLADPAAFVGYRGEAAAPERVLLSHNGLHVDIVIDRSGTNGKTDSAGIDDIELESALTTIMDLEDSVAAVDADDKALGYRNWRGLMDGTLAEQVSKGGKTFTRTANPDREYTAPNGEVLVLPGRSLLFVRNVGHLMRTPAVRDANGAEVFEGILDAVMTAVGSLVELRGPAAGRNSRAGSMYIVKPKMHGSAEVAFAAKLFGRVEELLGLPANTLKIGIMDEERRTSANLAACIAAASERVVFINTGFLDRTGDEIHTSMRAGAMLPKGAIREEPWLPTYEARNVAIGVDCGLDGRAQIGKGMWAMPDLMAAMLEQKIGHVRAGASTAWVPSPTAATLHALHYHQQDAFVARRGLPALAADSLDALLTIPLAPEGALTPEVVATEVENNVQSILGYVVRWIDQGVGCSKVPDIHDVGLMEDRATLRISSQLLANWLLHGVITEGEIDAALEKCAVIVDRQNAADATYEPLAGGAGTAFEAARRLILEGTTQPNGYTEPLLHALRLRKKAELAGA is encoded by the coding sequence GTGATCCCCACCGAAACCCGCGCAGGGCTTTCAGTCGCCACGCCGATCGTCGAGTTCGCCAAGGAGGCGCTTGCCGCGGATCGCGCGGTCGGGGGAGGCGTCACAGATGACGCGTTCTGGGACGGCGTCGCCGCGATCCTCGCCGACCTCACCCCTGAGAACGAGGCGCTGCTCGCTCGCCGTGACGACCTCCAGGCCCAGATCGATGCGTACCACGCAGAGCGCCCCGGCCAGCCGGACCTCGCGGAGTACCGGGCCTTCCTCTCTGGCATCGGGTACCTCGAGGGCGAGCCCGCACAGGTCGCCGTTGCGACGGAGAACGTCGACCCCGAGATCGCCAGGCTCGCGGGCCCGCAGCTCGTGGTGCCGCTGCTGAACGCGCGCTTCGCGCTCAACGCGGTGAACGCCCGCTGGGGTTCGCTGTACGACGCGCTCTACGGCACCGATGCGATCTCGCGAGAGGGTGAGCTCGCGCCAGGTGCGGGTTACAACCCGGCCCGCGGCGCCGCGGTCATCGCCGAGGGGCGCCGGTTCCTCGACGCGCACGTCGCGCTCGAACAGGGATCCCACACCACCGCAACAGGCTACGCCGTCATCGATGGCGCGCTCGTGGTCTCGACGTCCGAGGGCGGCACGACCGGGCTCGCGGACCCCGCGGCGTTCGTCGGCTACCGGGGTGAAGCGGCTGCGCCCGAGCGGGTGCTACTCAGCCACAACGGGCTCCATGTCGACATCGTCATCGACAGGTCTGGCACGAACGGCAAGACCGACTCGGCGGGTATCGACGACATCGAGCTCGAGTCGGCGCTCACGACGATCATGGACCTCGAAGACTCGGTCGCTGCCGTTGACGCCGACGACAAGGCGCTCGGCTACCGCAACTGGCGCGGCCTCATGGACGGCACCCTCGCCGAACAGGTGTCGAAGGGCGGGAAGACCTTCACCCGCACCGCGAACCCCGACCGCGAGTACACCGCGCCGAACGGTGAGGTGCTCGTGCTGCCCGGCCGCTCGCTGCTGTTCGTGCGCAACGTCGGCCACCTCATGCGCACGCCGGCCGTGCGCGACGCGAACGGGGCCGAGGTCTTCGAGGGCATCCTCGACGCGGTCATGACGGCGGTCGGCTCGCTCGTCGAGCTGCGCGGGCCCGCGGCGGGGCGCAACTCGCGCGCCGGATCGATGTACATCGTGAAGCCCAAGATGCACGGCTCGGCCGAGGTTGCGTTCGCCGCGAAGCTGTTCGGCAGGGTCGAGGAGCTGCTGGGCCTGCCTGCGAACACTCTGAAGATCGGCATCATGGACGAGGAGCGACGCACCTCGGCGAACCTCGCCGCGTGCATCGCGGCCGCGAGCGAGCGGGTCGTGTTCATCAACACCGGCTTCCTCGACCGCACGGGTGACGAGATCCACACCTCGATGCGCGCGGGCGCGATGCTCCCGAAGGGCGCGATCCGCGAGGAGCCGTGGCTGCCGACCTACGAGGCGCGAAACGTCGCGATCGGCGTCGACTGTGGCCTCGACGGCCGCGCCCAGATCGGCAAGGGCATGTGGGCGATGCCCGACCTCATGGCCGCGATGCTCGAGCAGAAGATCGGGCACGTGCGCGCCGGTGCTTCGACGGCGTGGGTGCCGTCGCCCACCGCGGCCACGCTGCACGCGCTCCACTACCACCAGCAGGACGCGTTCGTCGCGCGCCGCGGGCTGCCCGCACTCGCGGCTGACAGCCTCGACGCGCTCCTCACGATTCCGCTCGCCCCCGAGGGGGCGCTCACGCCGGAGGTCGTTGCGACCGAAGTTGAGAACAACGTCCAGTCGATCCTCGGCTACGTCGTGCGCTGGATCGACCAGGGCGTCGGATGCTCGAAGGTGCCCGATATCCACGACGTCGGTCTCATGGAGGATCGCGCGACGCTGCGAATCTCCAGCCAACTGCTCGCGAACTGGCTGCTGCACGGGGTCATCACCGAGGGCGAGATCGATGCGGCGCTCGAGAAGTGCGCGGTGATCGTCGACAGGCAAAACGCGGCCGACGCGACCTACGAGCCCCTCGCGGGTGGCGCCGGAACGGCGTTCGAGGCCGCCCGCCGACTCATCCTTGAGGGCACGACGCAGCCGAACGGCTACACCGAGCCGCTGCTGCACGCGCTGCGGCTGCGCAAGAAGGCTGAGCTCGCCGGGGCGTAG
- a CDS encoding IclR family transcriptional regulator, producing the protein MTNSRDTHLESDGPEAGRERPPEGQVQSVARAFALLEALADAGDPLSLQALAERTGLAQPTAHRLLKTMQGLGYARQTAAREYGLGPGLIGLGNRAAPQLAARAQPLLRELEELSQETANLVVLDGTNAVYVAQQPSRHQMRMFTEVGRRVLPHAAGAGKAMLATLSDTRVRAIVRETGLPRYTATTLTTEAELLRELRDTRGRGYALDDGEREVGVRCIAVAVPGSTPPAALSVSGPAARITDEMARRVVEALRDVAARLAGAGAAA; encoded by the coding sequence ATGACGAACTCGCGCGACACACACCTCGAGTCCGACGGCCCAGAGGCGGGGCGCGAGCGCCCACCCGAGGGCCAGGTGCAGTCGGTCGCGCGGGCCTTCGCCCTCCTCGAAGCTCTCGCCGACGCGGGCGACCCTCTGTCGCTCCAGGCGCTCGCTGAGCGCACGGGGCTCGCCCAGCCCACCGCGCACCGCCTGCTGAAAACCATGCAGGGCCTCGGCTACGCGCGGCAGACGGCGGCGCGCGAGTACGGCCTCGGGCCCGGGCTCATCGGGCTGGGCAACCGAGCGGCCCCGCAGCTGGCCGCGCGGGCCCAACCGCTCCTCCGAGAGCTCGAGGAGCTGTCGCAAGAGACGGCGAACCTCGTCGTGCTCGATGGCACGAACGCGGTCTACGTCGCCCAGCAACCGTCACGGCACCAGATGCGCATGTTCACGGAGGTTGGCCGCCGGGTGCTGCCGCATGCGGCCGGTGCGGGGAAGGCGATGCTCGCAACCCTGAGCGACACCCGCGTCCGTGCGATCGTCAGGGAGACCGGGCTGCCCCGGTACACCGCAACGACGCTCACGACCGAGGCCGAGCTGCTCCGCGAACTGCGCGACACGCGGGGCCGCGGATATGCACTCGATGACGGCGAGCGCGAGGTCGGCGTCCGGTGCATCGCCGTAGCCGTTCCGGGCTCGACGCCGCCCGCCGCGCTCTCCGTGTCGGGGCCGGCCGCCCGCATCACCGACGAGATGGCGCGCCGCGTCGTGGAGGCGCTCCGTGACGTCGCGGCACGCCTCG